From the Gloeocapsa sp. DLM2.Bin57 genome, the window TTCTGATAAGCTTAAATGAACAGCAGCGAAGATAAAACCACTTAATAAGATAGCACTCCAACTGTTGAGATAGCGTGTCAAAGAAGTTAGTAAAAAACCCCTGAACATAATTTCTTCAAAAATGGGAGCAGCGATCGCTGCTGTGCTAAAAAAGATTAATAAAGCGATGGTATTTTGGGATTCTAGTGCGAGTAAAATTAGAGGGTTACTTCCTCCTTGTCCTTGCCATAATTGTTGATTAAGCAGAGATACTAATAAGACTAGGGGAAAAGCGGCGATATAACCTCCAATACCCCAAAGAATCCAATTATCTTGTAAGGAGAAGTTAAACCAATTCTCAGGGAAGGGACGAAAAGGACGAATAGAAAGGTATAGTACTAGTAAACCTGCAAAAGCCATACTCAGGTAAGAAACCAACACATAAACTGCTTTTATTTCGACACTTGCATTAGTGGGGTTTAATCCTGTTAAACTAAATGCAAATGGTAGGATAAATTGACCAACGAAGAAAAAGCCAACGATTAAAACTTGCCAAATAGTTTCTCCTCCCCAGGGGACTGACCATCTGTAGCCTTGTTGTTGGCTAAGTAAAGCTTCTTTACCTTGTTGTAACCACTGAATCAGTAATAAAACCAATAACAGGATACCGCTAATTACTCCTAAAAACGGGGTTAAAGCGATTAAACCGAGTTTAATTAGGGCTATCTTGGCGGCTTCTTGTTCTGTCGCTGCTAAACTAGCTATAGCTGTTTCATTGCCTGTTTGTTGATAAAGTTTAGTCAGAGTTATATATTCAAACCAACCTGACAACTCTGCTTGGACTTTTTGAGCGTCTGTATCCGTTGCTACATAATCGCTATTTTCTTGCCATAAATCAGTGAGAATTGTCGCTATTTCATTATTGCTTAAACTTGACCAAGTGGCGATCGCTGTTTCTGTGTCTCCCTGATAAGCTTCGAGGATACCTAATTTTAATTTTAATTCTTGATCAAGACTATCTAACTGACTAAGAACTTGTTGTAATTGTACTTGATTTTGGTTATTTTCTTGTCCTTTAAGTATTTGAGAGTTTTGTTGAGTTTCTTCTAGTGCTTTTTGGTATTGTTGTTGTACTGTCCCATAGATATTATCTCCTAATAAAGAATCCCGAGTTTTAGCAATACTACTATCAGTTTGATAACTAGAAGCTTGTAAAATCAATTCACTTTGGTAAACTTGTAAACGATTTTGTACTTGAGGTTGATTTAGACTACTGAATAAAGCATCTATCAAATTGATTGCTACTAAAATAGTAATAACTATCAGAAAAATACGTTTAATCATTTATTGCTACCCAGGGTAAACGTCTATATTTAAAATAAAAGCCTATTATCATTAATAAAATAATCAGTAAACTACCAATTCCTAAAACACTTGGTATCCAGAAAACGACTTCTATTTCATTAATTTTACCTGGTTGTAGATGCCAAAGTAAGGTTTTTCCTTGGCTAATTTCTGGTTCAACATTGGTGATTTTGTTAATATTTTTAGCCCCAAAGGGAGTTTTTAGGCTAAAATTCAAATTAAGTAAAGTTTCTGGACTAACGATGAGATTACCTTCTTGAGAAAATACTCCTAGAGAAGTTAAATCTACTAATAACTTTAATTTTTCTCTTTGCAGTAATAAGAAATTACTTTCTTCCAAAGAGATATCGGTATTCATTAGCAATAAACTATCATAATCATTAGTAGCTAATTTAGGTGTGAAAAATTGGGAAAACTTACTAACTAAATCCTTACCATTATTAAAAGGTATGGTTATAACTATTTCTTGTGGAGATATTTTTTTAGTTTGACCATGTAGTTGTCTGACTTTATTATTAATACTACGTAGTAATTCTTCAGTTTCTCTCTGATTGATGGTAGTTAATTGTTTACTCAGGGTAATATTTTGGACTATTTTACCCTGGTGTTGCGTCTTAAAATCAAGACTTAGGTCATATTCTACACAACCAGTTAGCAAAAATAAGCAAATTGCAGCTAAAATTAATCCTGCTTGTCTCATTAGTAATTATACTCGCTAAAAATGGCAATTGCACAATATTCAGATCATACCATGGTATTAGCCCTAAAAATTCTTTACCCAAACTTTAGCGATATGATCCCAAGTTTCCTGACTAACATTATCTTGAAACTCTTGTCTGAGAGAAGCTAAAAGAGTGGGATTTTGGAGAAGTTCAACGATCGAATTAGCAATAGCTACTTGTGTTTCTTTACTTTTGGGGTTTCCAGGTACTTTTAGACAATAATTTTTTTCTTTAAATACTGCATAATCAGTAGTCACAGGTACACAACCTACCATAGCAGATTCTCTAACAGAAACACAGTCAATCTCTTCGTAGGTACAAGCATAATAATGAATACTAGCAGAAGATTTAGCCAGAATCAACTCATCTTGTCCCACCTTACCATGTTCAAAGATACCAGGTTGCTGCAGCAATTTTAAGAGATTTTCCCGCCATAATCGTTGATCCTCGCTTAATTCAGCCCTAACAAAACCATAGTAAATATGTAACTCAGCTTCAGGGATAGCTTGTTTAATAATCGACCAACCATAGGTTAACATAGAATCTAAACCCCGATAATATCTAGAGGCGTAAATCAATTTATAGGGGTTTTTAGGCTGATTAGCGAGTTTACTAATATTAGCATCAACTCCATTAGTTACTATAACAAATTTCTTATCATTAATAAAAGGCATTAAACCTCGTTGATATTGAGATTTAGCGAAAATCAAGTCAAACTTAGTTATTTTTTGGGGAGGAAAAGTAGTAGGATTACCTAAAACATCTTGCCATTCTAGACAAATTTTCTTAGCTTTAAAATTATTAGGTAATAAATAAGGATGTTGAAAGATAATTAAAATATTAAAATGATCATAGGGATTAAAATAACAATAATCCACATAATTAACGCCATCATAGCTACCGGCTTTCCCGTCACAAGTACTATAAACAGTGACTTGATAGCCCAATTTTGCCCATTCTTGAGATAATTTAATCACCGCGGTATAACTACCACTAGCCCCTGTTTTCAAGCTATCGGGTATAAGAGGTTCTTTTCTGCTACCCACATAGAATACTATCGAGTTTTCCGACCATTTTTTAGCTTTGAGTTTACGAATAAATTCTACAACTTGGGGAAAATAACGGTTTAAAAAGTTTCTCATAAAGAGTAGTAGGGACGTACTGACGCCCCTCTAGTATAAACTTAATGATGATGATGATGGTGAGTAGCTTTAACTTGAGTTAATTCAGGGTTGACTGTTAAAGAAGTCTCAGAGAGTAAAGCTTCGATTTGAGAATCAGCCCAAGCTGCAGCCATTTGAAGGAATTGGGGATGATCATTAACACAGGACATTTGGACAAAGGTTACATCAGCATAGCGGTGTTGCAAGTGATGGATAATATGTTCAACGTCTAACAGTGTTTCGTGATTTTCCGTAGCAAAACCGATAGGCATCATGATAATCCCTTTTGCACCTAATTCTATCAGGTTTTTAGCGGCTAATTCGGCGTTAGGTTGAGTCCATTCAATTAAGGGGGTGTCATGATTTAGCCAACCAACGGAAATCAAAGGATATTTATAGATTAATTCTTCCCTAACTAATTCGTATAAAGCTTGACTTTCATCGATTCCGGAAGTAAAACCCTTAGCTTTATGGGGACAACCGTGATTCATTAAGACTATACCAATCTGAGAGGGAAAATGACTGTTAGCTAATTCTGTGGAGATTTTCTCTTCTACGAGGTTAGCTAAAAGTTTGACATAGTCTGTTTTGTTATAAAATGAGGGTAAATAGCGAATTCCCGTTAACCAATGGGAGTTACCTTCTTCTAGCTTAGTTAAGGCTTCGTTAACTTGTTCTACCGCGATACCGCTAGTAAAGATAGAATCTACGACTAAGAGGGGGTAAATTAATAGTTTAGTGAATCCTTGGGCTTTGATGTCTGTAAGTACTTGTTCTGGTAAAAAAGGTGCACAGAAATTAAAGGCTTTAAACACTTGGACGCGATCGCCCCATTTGGCTTGTAAAGCATCTGCAATACCCTGTCTTTGGGCTTCAAAAATTTTGTTATGGGGGGAGATAAAGTTACCATGTTGATGTCCCCACTCATGTAAGTCAAACATAGCTAAGAGTTTAGCTAAAGGAGGGTAAATCCAATGAGGGACCGGGGCAAATTTAGCCGTTAGTAGATTTAAAGCTTGTTCATTATAGTTAGCGAAGTCTTCGTATTTTTCTACTTCACCATATCCCATTAATAACACTGCGACGCGATCGCCTGATGAGGGATTAGTCTGAACTTCCAGGGTATCTTCTAAAGAGGATGCAACCATGATGACTCCTAGTTAACTAAGTTTTCTTTATCTTAGCATCCCCTAGGGGGGGATATCACAGAGGTAGGTTTTTTACCAAGAGCTTGTAGTAAGAATGAGACAAGGTGGACAAGGTGGGGATATTTTCAGTTTTTGCTTAACCAATTAACCAGTTTTCAGGATGATTAATTATTTTGACCAATCCGCTTAAAATTTTAGCCAGACTTAGGGATGATTTTTGATCTACTCTTTAAGAACCTTGTTAATCAAGGAATAATAATTTTTTGCTCCTGCTTTACTTTTAAACCAATTAATGATTTCCACTTCGATTGCAGAGTTCTTCAGATTAAATGGATTTCTAATGAATTTAGTATTTGCTAAAAACTCTTCATCAAGTTCTGGTATATCAGAGTAATCAATGTCTTCATCTGGCATTTCAGCTAAAGCCTTGAGTCTTTCTTCATCAGACATATTTAAGAAATCTCTCTTATTCATATACTTTTTTCTCTCTTTTATTTGCTCTTCTTGCGGAGATAATAGCTGTTAGGTGGAACGGTTTTATTCCGAATGCGCGAATTAAGAATTCAATAATAATTGACCTCCAGGAATAGTATTGACAAAGGTTAGTAAATCCATGATCTGATTTTGATTAATTAACTTAGCACTTATCATGCTACTATTATCTATTTTAGCAATTACGGCTATTTGTCCTACTTCTATAGAAGTTAAGGGTATCCCTATGGTGTTTCTTTTCTCCAAAAGTAGAGTAATTCCTGCATCATAATCATTGAAAAAATAGGTTTTTTTACTAACAAAATCAGGATAACTCACAGCACAGATATATATTTCTGTAAACTCTTCTAACTTACTGACTCCGAGGATTTCTTCGGGATAAGTACTCCTCATACCCCGATGACTATTGAGTTTAATATAGGGAAACTGTTTTAAACTACCCTTTATCCCACCTAGGTAATCTTCAGGAAAGATACCACCTTCTCTACCGTCTTTCGTTTTATAAAAAGCCATTAAATCTAAATCGACTTTAGCTGTCCAAGTTAAGGTAACTAGGAAGCGATTAACAGTAATATAAACCTCATCACCTTTTTTCTTGAGGATTGTTTTTGCTTTGAGATCTACCATGATTTAATTGTCTTAGGAGTATAACAAGCATTATAAATGGAAAAGTTATCTTTACCGGTTATGGGTTGCGGTACATGGGCTTGGGGAAATCGTCTGTTATGGGGATATGACCCGAGTATGGATTTAGAATTACAAGAGGTGTTTAATCTCTGTGTACAGAATCAGGTTACTCTCTTTGATACGGGGGATTCCTATGGTACAGGAAAACTTCAGGGGAGAAGTGAGATATTGTTGGGGAAATTTGCTCAGCAATCTTCCGCTGATGTCTGTCTAGCCACTAAATTAGCGCCCTATCCTTGGCGATTAACCCGTCAATCGATGTTAAAGGCGGCTACAGCTTCAGCTAATCGCTTAGGAAGAAAGATTGATTTAGTACAAATGCACTGGTCAACCGCTAATTACGCCCCTTGGCAAGAGTGGAATTTACTAGATGGCTTAGCTGAGTTGTCAGAACAAGGTTTAGTTAGAGGGATTGGCTTATCTAATTATGGACCAAAAAGACTCAAAAAAGTTTATCAGAGATTCCAAGATAGGGGAATAGCGATCGCCACTTTACAGGTGCAGTATTCCTTACTTTCTACTTATCCTGTCACGGAATTAGGACTTAAGGAAGTTTGTGACGAACTAGGTATTCAACTCATCGCCTATAGTCCGTTAGCTTTAGGGTTACTTACGGGTAAATATAGCAGTAATAGTGAATTACCTTCAGGACTTAGGGGTTGGTTATTTAAACAGGTTTTACCAGGAATGACTCAATTAAGTGGTTGTTTAGAGGAAATAGCCCAAAATCGCCAGAAAACACCAGCCCAGATTGCCCTCAATTGGTGTATTGCTAAAGGAACTATCCCTATTCCTGGTGCTAAAAATAAAACCCAAGCCCAGGAAAATATTGGGGCGAGGGGGTGGTTATTATCTCCTGCTGAAGTAGAGGAATTAGATCAAGCAGCGTTTAAGGTTAAAAAGAAAATGGTACAAAACATCTTCCAAACTAAGTAATCAACCTGTATTACGCATACCAGCGGCGATCCCATTGATAGTCAATAGTGCACCTCTGAGTAATTCGTCTTTGGAATAACGGAAGTGAACTAAACTCGATTGTTCCTGATTGGTATATTGACGTAACCGTTTTAACAGAGATACTTGGAGGAAACCTAGGGGAACAATCGTACCATTACGTAGTTTAACAGAACGCTGCAAGTCTAAATCTCCATCGAGTAAGCGATTATGTCCTGTTATTTGCAAGACGATCGCGCAACTGCGATAATATTCTTCAGCAATTTGGGCAAAAACCCGCTGAAAGCGTGGTTGATCTTCAGGAGTAGATAACTCTGAGACAAAATGAGCAGCCATGGCTAAATCTACCTTAGATAAAGTCATCTCCACCTTAGAGATTACCATCTGGAAAAATGGCCATTTTAGGTAAAAGTAGCGCAATAACTTGAGATTTTCTTCGGGTTCTTCTTGGATAAACTCGGTTAAAGCTGTTCCTACTCCATACCAAGCGGGTAAGAGAAAACGACTTTGTGTCCAACTAAACACCCAGGGAATTGCTCTGAGACTACTTAAATCTTTTTTCCCTGATTGTTGACGTCGCGCGGGACGTGAACTTATCTGTAACTGACTGATTTCTTGAATTGGTGTTACTGTCAGGAAGAAATCGATAAAGTCGGGATCTTCATAGATGAGTTTGCGATAAGCAACCCGAGAGGAGTTAGCTAACTCTTCCATAATCTCGTTCCAGGGTTTAATATCGTCAAATCCACAACCGAGTAAACTAGCTTGAATCACCGCGCTAGCTACGGTTTCTAGGTTATAGAGAGCTAATTCTGGTAGAGAGTATTTAGAGGCTAACACTTCTCCTTGTTCGGTTATTTTGATTCTACCATTGATGGTGGAGGTTGGTTGCGCCATAATCGCTGAATAAGCAGGTCCACCACCACGTCCTACGGAACCACCACGGCCATGAAACAAGCGTAATTTGACCCCGTATTCTCCCGCTACTTTTTGTAGGGCTTTTTGGGCTTTATGAATCTCCCAGTTACTGCTGAGGAAGCCTGAGTCTTTGTTACTATCGGAGTAACCTAACATCACTTCTTGTAAGTTAAGGGGTTGTAAACCTTCCCCTAGATATCGACGATATAACCCTAGGGAGAATAAGGTATTCATGACCGATGGTGCGTGTAGTAAGTCATCTACCGTTTCAAATAAAGGAACTATTCTTAAGTTTCCTGTACAGGTAGCGGGATCGTAGATACCTACTTCTTTAGCAAAGAGTAAGACTTCGAGAATGTCACTAACATCATGACTCATACTGATGATATAAGTCTGACAGATATCTATGCTAAACTCTTGCTGTAATTTCTTGAGGATCTCAAAAGTCTCGATCGTTTCCCTGGTTTTATCAGAAAATGGCATTTCTCGGGGAATTAGAGGACGACGACTCTGTAACTCTGAGATTAGCCATTCTGTGCGTTCATTCTCGTTTAATTCGTTGTATGGTTTGGGAAGAATTTGTAAATATTCGGCGATTTCGGCGATCGCGTCTGAATGACGGGTTGATTCTTGACGGAAATCTAATTCTGTGAGATGAAACCCATATATTTCTACTTGACCGATTAAACTATCTAAATCCGCACAGTTAATCCCTGTATTTTCTAGGTTATGTTGAATTAGTCGTAATTCCTCTAAGAATTCTTGACTGGTTGAATAGATTTCTGTTGATTCTAGACTAGTTAGTTTTTCCCATTCCTCTAAATTAGCTAGGCGATCGTTTCTTCTAGCTGTATTTTGCAGTCTTTGATGAATATAAGCTAGTTTTAGTCTATAGGGTTCTTGACGGTAGCGAATTGCTAAGCTATCGTATATCTCTGGCATTTTGAGCCGATCTTTTTCCAGAGAGTCTAGTAAGTCTGGTAAAACATTCGTCCAGTGTAAGGAGAGACTAAGAATCTCATCTAGTTTTTGCAGGGCTACAATATATTTTTTTAAGACTAGATTTCTTTGATAACAAGCTGTTTTCCAGGTAATGTCTGGTGTAACAAATGGATTACCATCGCGATCGCCTCCTACCCATGAGCCAAACCGACAAAAATTATTTTGTGCTGGTGATAAATTGGGGAAAGAGTCTTTAATTGCTTGTGTGAGTCGTTTAGACAGTTCGGGAATTACTTCAAACAATACCTCTTCAAAGTAGTGCAGCGCGTAATCAACCTCATCTAGTACTGTTGGTTTAAACTGATGTAGCTCATCTGTTCGCCACCATAAGCGAATCTCTTCGGTTAATTCTGCTTTCGCGCTTTCTGTTTCCCAAGACTCGGTTAATCCTATCCCTTGTAATGCTTCTTCTGCTTGATCTAGTTTCTTGAGTATTTTGGCGATGCGACGTTGTTTTTTCCGAATAGTTTGACGTACTATCTCTGTGGGGTGTGCTGTAAATACTAATCTAATATCTAACTCTTGTAAAAGTTGTTGGACTTTTTGTGGGGGAACGTTTAGTCTTTTCAGATAGGGAAATAATCGATAAAAACTACCTGTTTTTGCTGACTTTAACAGATTTTCGCTAAATAGACTTTTTTCTAACAGATTAGAGCCCATGGATGGCAATTTATTGCCTTCACTATCTAGCTCTGTTTTACCATTAACTAGTTGATTACTTTGGTGTAAAGTTTGTCTAACTAGTTGTTGATCTCTTTGTTCGTAATGTTGCTCAACGATATTAATTAATTGAAAATATAACGCAAAAGCTCTAGACGCGCGTAAAGCTTCGTTTAGCTCTAATTTTTCGATTAATTCGTGAACTGAGGAATGAGTTATCTCTGTGGTTTTTCCTTCTGGTGAACACATCGAGCGTAGTTGTTTGAGTAAATCAACTAATTTCTGTCCACATTCTGATTTTAATACTGATTCCCATAGATCTTCTACTAGTTTGAGCCTATGGTGTAAAAAAAGCTCCGAACTAGAGATGACATTTAAGTCTGAGGATGAGGATTGAATCACTGAACTCATAGTTTTATTTATCTAGTTAATTTTTTACTTCAGGTTCAAGTATTGGTAAGCGTTCCCCTCTAAATACTTCTTCTGAAGCTTTACCAACTTCTTGCAAGGATTTGCTTAGGTTATCCACCCCAATTATTGTTAATATAAATGGACCTGTTAGAATACTCAACAATATGTCTGCTAAGTTATCTTGAGATTTATTTTCGTCTAACATTTTATTATCTCCTATTTTGGTATTCTTGTTGTCAAGATACTCTGACTTTAGCTTAGTTCCTCTGCAGTAGTTTCTGCTTCTGTACTATCAGATTCTGGCTCTGTTTGTACAGTTTTAACACGTTTAATGGGTAAATTAGCGATTAAAGAGGTCATCCGTTGATCATTTTCTAGGGAAAATTCCATCTCTTCTAAGTCAAGTTCCACGTAACGGGCTACTACAGCAATAATTTCTTGACGCATGGATTCAAGTAGTTCGGGAGTTAAATCAGCGCGATCGTGCGCAATGACTAACTTGAGACGACGTTTAGCTTCGGTGCGACTACTAGTAGGCATTTTTACGGGAAAGAATTTCTCGATGATTTCATTAACTACTTTCACTTTTACTTAACTTAGTTTAATATAAATAATTTTTAAGTCACACTCATAGTATCCTAATTTTAGGTTCTCATCAAGCTAAGGCTTTACTGCTAAATTTAACTATGTCTTAAACTAAATCTGCTAAAATTTCAGTATTTTCTACAGCAAAAAGAAAACAATGAGTAATCAATATACAGAAACAGAACTTAAAACCATCGCTAACGCTCCCATGATGGTGGGAATGGCAATATCTATGGTAGATTTGGGGATTATCTCTACGGCGATCGAAGCTGCTGCTATGTCTAAACAGTTCGTTACCGCTGCCAAAAAATACCCCAATAACTCCATTATTCAAGCAGTTTTTAGCGAAGAAAATTTTAAATCAGGTGTAATTAAACCTGAAAAACCCCAAATTTCCCCCGAAGAAGTTAAATCAGGTGCTTTGTTGGATAAGGCGATCGCCGCTACTACTGAGGCTATTACTGTCTTAGATGGTAAAGCTACTCCCGAGGAAATCACCGAGTATAAACAGTTTATTTATAGTTGTGCTGATGCTGTAGCTGAAGCGGCCGGGACTGGTTTATTTGGGAGTGGATCTCCTAAAGTTAGTCCTGATGAAGCTGTGGCTTTATCTCGTTTGAAAACTTTTCTAGGTTTAGAATAATTGGTGATTATCGGGTTTGATCCAGGTAGGGATAAATGTGGTTTAGCGGTGATGAATACTGAAGGGGATTTACTCTACCATCAAGTGTTAGAATCAACAGAAGCGATCACCACGGTTATCTCTTTAGTTGAACAATTCAAGGCTGATATTCTGGTAATCGGAAATCAAACTACCTCCAAAAGTTGGCAAAAACAACTCAAGGAGGTTTTACCCTCTATACCTATAGTAGAAGTGAATGAAAGAAATTCTACCCTAGAAGCGCGCGATCGCTATTGGATGATGTATCCACCTCAAGGTTTAACGCGGTTACTCCCTGCGGGAATGCGGTTACCCCCAAGGGCGATCGATGATATTGTCGCTATTTTGTTGATAGAAAGATATTTAAAATCTACTTTTTAAGGTAAACTGGTAATCACTACCAGGCTCTAATTGATAGTCATAACGTTCTAAAAAACGCCCCAAAGGCTCTTGAATTAAGGCACGACCTAGAGAAGGTTGTACAGATAACTTACCTTGACGAAAATACCATTTAAACGCCCATTGATAGGAAGCTGCGCTCACTTCTCCTTCTAGTTGACCTCGTTGCCAACATTGTTTAATAATTTTTACGTAAGCAGTGGTTTCCTTTGACATCAAACTAATCCATCTTGCTTTTGTTAGAATAACATAAGTATTCCCTAGTATTCTATAAGAAATTTCTCAAGATGACCCAGACTTTTAATAATTGGGATTCAGTAGAGTTAGATAAAATTTTACGCAGTTTTGAAGCGATTCAAGGAGACTTAAATTATCAACAGGCTCAAAGTGCTCTACATTCTTTGGTAGGTAATTTAGATCTAACTTCCCAAGAAAAAATTGGTTTAGAAAGAGAAATAGATGATTTAAGCGCATTATTAGCTAAATTAGAGGAATCAGTAGTACAAATTGCTGCTTTTGGCATGGTTGGTAGGGGCAAGTCTTCCTTACTCAATGCGTTGTTAGGAGAGCAAATTTTTGCCACAGGTCCTTTACACGGAGTAACACGAGTAGCCCAGTCTAGAGATTGGGTATTAACACAGGAAAATTTAACCGAAAGTGACCAAGAAATTCAAAAATTAACCATACCAGGTTTAGGTAATTCACGTTTAGAATTAGTTGATACTCCCGGAATCGATGAGGTTGACGGAGAAACCAGAGAAGCGTTAGCTAGGGATATAGCCAAAAAAGCTGACTTGATTCTCATGATTATCGCGGGAGATTTAACTAAGGTAGAATATAACGCACTCTGTGAGTTACGAGAATTTGGTAAACCGATTATTTTGGTATTTAATAAGATAGATCAATACCCCGAAGCTGACGTTAAACTTATCTATGGCAAAATTCGTGATGAGAGAGTTAGAGAGTTACTTTCTCCTGATGAAATCGTTAAAGTAGCTGCTTCACCTTTAGTTGTAGAAGGAGTAGTAGATAATCAGGGTAGGTTAAAAATGCAGCGTCATCATGGTGTTCCCCAAATCGAAGAATTAAGGTTAAAAATCCTGGAAATTCTCGACAGAGAAGGTAAATCCCTAGTAGCTCTCAATACTATGTTAGCAGCAGATCAAGTCAATGAGAAAATTGTGGAGCGTAAATTATTGATTAGGGAACGAGCAGCTAATGAGTTAATCTGGAAAGGAGTGATGACTAAAGCAGTGGCGATCGCTCTTAATCCCGTCACGGTTTTTGATTTATTTACAGGAGGAGTCATTGACGTGGTGATGATTCTGGGTTTATCCCGTCTCTATGGTTTCCCCATGACTCATACCGCAGCTTTAGGATTGTTACAAAAAATAGCCATTAGTTTAGGGGGAATTAGCGCGAGTGAGATTGTCGCTTCTTTTGGGTTAAGCTCTCTCAAAGGTTTACTAGGGTTAACCATACCCGCTACTGGAGGGGTTTCTCTGGCACCTTATCTCTCTGTAGCTCTGACTCAAGGTTCTGTAGCTGGCTTGTCTTCTTATGCTATAGCTCAAGTAACCAAGACTTATTTAGTCAATGGTGCTTCTTGGGGGCCTGATGGTCCTAAATCTGTGGTACAAGATATCCTCAACTCTCTGGATGAAGACTCTATTCTCAGTCGTATTAAAGCTGAATTGCGGGCTAAATTAGGCAAAAAATATCCAAGAGAGGGAAGAGGGAAGAGGGAATAGAGGGGAAATGAAGAATGAAGAATGAGAATTAACTATTAATTCCCCCATTCGGAATAACTCCTAACCCTGAACTCTTTTATTTCTCAACCAATTTTCTAAATCTTGCTGACTAGTAAAATCGATTAAATCTTCGGCTAATGTTTCTAAAGAGTCTAAATTGAGTTGGGAAATTGTTGTCATTAAATCAGGGTTAATAT encodes:
- a CDS encoding phosphoenolpyruvate carboxylase, translated to MSSVIQSSSSDLNVISSSELFLHHRLKLVEDLWESVLKSECGQKLVDLLKQLRSMCSPEGKTTEITHSSVHELIEKLELNEALRASRAFALYFQLINIVEQHYEQRDQQLVRQTLHQSNQLVNGKTELDSEGNKLPSMGSNLLEKSLFSENLLKSAKTGSFYRLFPYLKRLNVPPQKVQQLLQELDIRLVFTAHPTEIVRQTIRKKQRRIAKILKKLDQAEEALQGIGLTESWETESAKAELTEEIRLWWRTDELHQFKPTVLDEVDYALHYFEEVLFEVIPELSKRLTQAIKDSFPNLSPAQNNFCRFGSWVGGDRDGNPFVTPDITWKTACYQRNLVLKKYIVALQKLDEILSLSLHWTNVLPDLLDSLEKDRLKMPEIYDSLAIRYRQEPYRLKLAYIHQRLQNTARRNDRLANLEEWEKLTSLESTEIYSTSQEFLEELRLIQHNLENTGINCADLDSLIGQVEIYGFHLTELDFRQESTRHSDAIAEIAEYLQILPKPYNELNENERTEWLISELQSRRPLIPREMPFSDKTRETIETFEILKKLQQEFSIDICQTYIISMSHDVSDILEVLLFAKEVGIYDPATCTGNLRIVPLFETVDDLLHAPSVMNTLFSLGLYRRYLGEGLQPLNLQEVMLGYSDSNKDSGFLSSNWEIHKAQKALQKVAGEYGVKLRLFHGRGGSVGRGGGPAYSAIMAQPTSTINGRIKITEQGEVLASKYSLPELALYNLETVASAVIQASLLGCGFDDIKPWNEIMEELANSSRVAYRKLIYEDPDFIDFFLTVTPIQEISQLQISSRPARRQQSGKKDLSSLRAIPWVFSWTQSRFLLPAWYGVGTALTEFIQEEPEENLKLLRYFYLKWPFFQMVISKVEMTLSKVDLAMAAHFVSELSTPEDQPRFQRVFAQIAEEYYRSCAIVLQITGHNRLLDGDLDLQRSVKLRNGTIVPLGFLQVSLLKRLRQYTNQEQSSLVHFRYSKDELLRGALLTINGIAAGMRNTG
- a CDS encoding DUF3146 family protein, giving the protein MSKETTAYVKIIKQCWQRGQLEGEVSAASYQWAFKWYFRQGKLSVQPSLGRALIQEPLGRFLERYDYQLEPGSDYQFTLKSRF
- a CDS encoding pre-16S rRNA-processing nuclease YqgF is translated as MVIIGFDPGRDKCGLAVMNTEGDLLYHQVLESTEAITTVISLVEQFKADILVIGNQTTSKSWQKQLKEVLPSIPIVEVNERNSTLEARDRYWMMYPPQGLTRLLPAGMRLPPRAIDDIVAILLIERYLKSTF
- a CDS encoding DUF697 domain-containing protein, whose translation is MTQTFNNWDSVELDKILRSFEAIQGDLNYQQAQSALHSLVGNLDLTSQEKIGLEREIDDLSALLAKLEESVVQIAAFGMVGRGKSSLLNALLGEQIFATGPLHGVTRVAQSRDWVLTQENLTESDQEIQKLTIPGLGNSRLELVDTPGIDEVDGETREALARDIAKKADLILMIIAGDLTKVEYNALCELREFGKPIILVFNKIDQYPEADVKLIYGKIRDERVRELLSPDEIVKVAASPLVVEGVVDNQGRLKMQRHHGVPQIEELRLKILEILDREGKSLVALNTMLAADQVNEKIVERKLLIRERAANELIWKGVMTKAVAIALNPVTVFDLFTGGVIDVVMILGLSRLYGFPMTHTAALGLLQKIAISLGGISASEIVASFGLSSLKGLLGLTIPATGGVSLAPYLSVALTQGSVAGLSSYAIAQVTKTYLVNGASWGPDGPKSVVQDILNSLDEDSILSRIKAELRAKLGKKYPREGRGKRE
- the minE gene encoding cell division topological specificity factor MinE, which codes for MKVVNEIIEKFFPVKMPTSSRTEAKRRLKLVIAHDRADLTPELLESMRQEIIAVVARYVELDLEEMEFSLENDQRMTSLIANLPIKRVKTVQTEPESDSTEAETTAEELS